TGCACCCTCCTTTGCGGTGCTCGCGATGTCGTCAAACAGGAGAGCGAGATCCATGTAGACGCTGCGATCCCGTTCGGCTGCGCCCATTTCATCGAGATCCTGCAGGAAGAAGAGAATGGCTTCGATGCGCTCGCGTTGACAGCGGGCGTTGGCAAGATGCTCGCGTGCCGCGCGCCGCACTTCCAGAGCCGTAAATCGCGCCAGCGTCTCGTCGAGTCTGGAACGGCACTCACAATCGAGCCGGGCGTCCTTGATCAAATTTGCCAGCCTGCCGACAACGGCCATGCCAGCAAAGCGCCGGGAACAGTCGTCAATACTACTCAATGGAACGTTTTGTTTCATCTTCTTCGCTCCTAGGGCAGACGTTTCGCAGCCGGTCGCAACGCGAACAGACGACGCGCGCCCTGCCAATCGGCAGACGCGGTCTCGAAAATTGTTTTGATTATAAGCGACTATTTTTGCTGCCTGTTTGCGCTGGAGCAAACACGTAGACCGATCATCGACGGTATTGCCTTCGCATTGAGTTTTTTCCGACCGCCGATCTTGCGAGTTGAGAAGCGGCACGAGGACGTCGTGTCAGTCATCCCTGTAGAGGAATTGTCGCATGGCCGCCGACGGGAGTGTGCTTATTTTCGACGCGAAGCAGAGGCGGATGTCGGCGCCGTTTCGGCCATTCTTTCTAATCGCGGGGTTGGACGCGATTGTAGGCCCGGCGGTCTGGCTGCCGTCAACGTTCGGAATACAGGCCATCGGCCCGACCGGGATATCTCCCGGCGATTGGCATCGCGACGTGCTTCTTTTCGGGATGGTTCCAGCCATTTTGACTGGCTTTCTGTTGACGGCATTGCCTCGATGGACAGGACGACGCGCAGTCTCGCCACTTACCACGCGTCTGCTCGTCGCCCTATGGCTGTGCAGCCGGGGGACTTTCCTGTTTCTATCGCATTCGGCCGGGCTTGCCCTCTATGCGTTTTTGGTGCTGACGCTCCTCTTGATTGCGGCGGGACGGGTGATCGCGAGCCGCGACCGCCGCAACCTGAAGATATTGTTTCTGCTGCTCGCCTTTTGTGGTGGCAACATACTTGCGGCGGCGTCCTACCAAGTAGAATTTGCGCTGCGGCTAGCCTTGGCTTCGATCGTCGGACTTGTCATGATCATCGGAGGACGCGTCGTCCCGGCGTTGACGGTGGCCTATGTCGAGAGCGCGGGCGGTCGAATCTCCGTCAACCGTTCTGCCGTTTTGGAATACGCGGCAGCGGCTATTGCGGCATGCGCCCTTGGTTTGTGGGTTGTTGCGCCGCAGGCACAACTCACCGGCGTTGCCTGCGCGCTCGCCGCCTGCGGTCAGACCATGCGAGCCGCCCAATGGAATGGTTGGCGAAGCGCGGCCTCGGCGACGGCTCTTGCCCTTCACATAGGATATGGATGGATCATCGTGGGTTTCGGACTTCTGGCGATCCACATTCTAGCACCGGAGTGGCTGGGACAGGCGGCTGCGGTCCACGCATGGACGATCGGCGCCATTGGCACGATGGCCCTCGCTATCATGGCGAGCATGATCCGTAAGCATAGCCACCGCGCCTTCGCGTCTTCGGCTCCGACGACCGGTGCGTTCATAGCGATGACGACTTGCTGCCTGTCGCGCCTCCTCGTCGAACTGTTGCCGGACTACGGGACAGGCTTGACCAACCTCTCGGGAGCAATGTGGGTTGTCGCCTTCGGTCTGTTTGTCACAGCATTCCGTAGAATGCTCATCCTGCGCAAGACGAAGCCAGACTGCCGCTCCACATCCTAAGCGACGATCAATGCCGCAGCGCGCCTGATTGAGCTGATCCGAGGGTGCCATGCCGTCGCTGCCGATTGCCTTCACACCCAATTCGTGAAGTTATTTTTGCGACAGCATAGGGCCGCCGGTTCGGTCCAGTGGAAGATGCTACCCACGCTGCTGAACGCCTTCAAGGTTGCGGCTTATACTTATC
The window above is part of the Mesorhizobium sp. B2-1-1 genome. Proteins encoded here:
- a CDS encoding NnrS family protein, yielding MAADGSVLIFDAKQRRMSAPFRPFFLIAGLDAIVGPAVWLPSTFGIQAIGPTGISPGDWHRDVLLFGMVPAILTGFLLTALPRWTGRRAVSPLTTRLLVALWLCSRGTFLFLSHSAGLALYAFLVLTLLLIAAGRVIASRDRRNLKILFLLLAFCGGNILAAASYQVEFALRLALASIVGLVMIIGGRVVPALTVAYVESAGGRISVNRSAVLEYAAAAIAACALGLWVVAPQAQLTGVACALAACGQTMRAAQWNGWRSAASATALALHIGYGWIIVGFGLLAIHILAPEWLGQAAAVHAWTIGAIGTMALAIMASMIRKHSHRAFASSAPTTGAFIAMTTCCLSRLLVELLPDYGTGLTNLSGAMWVVAFGLFVTAFRRMLILRKTKPDCRSTS